The following proteins are encoded in a genomic region of Tuberibacillus sp. Marseille-P3662:
- a CDS encoding response regulator transcription factor: MIKVLLVDDHEMVRMGLSAFLSSQSDIKVVGEASDGEEGVQLAAERQPDVILMDLVMEGMDGVEATKEICRVQDNPKIIVLTSFIDDDKVYPVIEAGAMSYLLKTSRAQDIAEAIRSAMRGQPVLESKVTGKVLSRMRDKTEFKPHEALTEREKEILCLIADGRTNQEISDELFIAIKTVKTHITNILSKLEVEDRTQAAIYAHRNHLAK, translated from the coding sequence ATGATTAAAGTCCTGTTAGTCGATGATCATGAAATGGTACGTATGGGCTTATCGGCCTTTTTATCATCACAATCAGATATAAAGGTGGTCGGAGAAGCCTCGGATGGCGAAGAAGGCGTTCAGTTGGCTGCGGAACGCCAACCCGATGTGATATTGATGGATCTCGTTATGGAAGGCATGGATGGGGTTGAAGCAACAAAGGAAATTTGCCGCGTGCAAGATAACCCAAAGATCATTGTGCTAACGAGCTTTATTGATGATGACAAAGTCTATCCTGTAATTGAAGCAGGCGCCATGAGCTATTTATTAAAAACCTCCCGAGCACAGGATATTGCGGAAGCCATACGCTCGGCAATGCGAGGTCAACCAGTGCTTGAGTCGAAGGTGACTGGCAAAGTCTTATCACGCATGCGTGATAAGACGGAGTTCAAGCCGCATGAGGCTCTGACAGAGCGGGAAAAAGAAATTTTATGCTTAATTGCCGATGGCAGAACCAACCAAGAAATATCGGACGAGTTATTTATCGCTATTAAGACTGTCAAGACGCATATCACAAACATTTTGTCCAAATTAGAAGTTGAAGATCGCACTCAAGCCGCTATTTATGCTCATCGCAACCATTTGGCTAAATAA
- a CDS encoding HAMP domain-containing sensor histidine kinase yields the protein MGQKKLTNIQWRMLRFGLWIAVISALLTVGMIYSTHHLDPEFLLTGRWLLIPFAMWLLVIALVIGGISGYIYGNLLKKRLERLAESILKYERGDFTYRVPELGEDEIGMVAEHLNQMAVQIEKQVASLQKLSSEKAEWNEQMKKAAVTEERQRLARELHDAVSQQLFAISMMSSAILETADEQMDGQAAQQLGMIENMAGNAQNEMRALLLHLRPATLEGKGLKEGIEDLLTEFQAKQSLNMDWRINDIPRLTKGVEDHLFRIVQEGLSNVFRHSQAQKVSLRLHVLNRQLHLKIIDDGVGFYMDEQKRASYGLRSVQERAHEIGAVAEIVSFPDKGTQIEVKIPLLEQEGDGYD from the coding sequence ATGGGGCAGAAGAAATTGACGAATATCCAATGGCGCATGCTGCGTTTTGGCCTGTGGATAGCAGTCATATCCGCACTATTGACAGTTGGTATGATCTACTCAACTCATCATTTGGATCCTGAATTTTTACTAACTGGACGATGGCTGCTTATACCGTTTGCTATGTGGTTACTGGTGATTGCATTAGTGATTGGCGGTATCTCTGGTTATATTTATGGTAATTTGTTAAAAAAACGACTCGAACGTCTCGCAGAATCCATTTTAAAGTATGAGCGAGGCGATTTCACTTATAGGGTTCCAGAGTTAGGCGAGGATGAAATAGGAATGGTCGCTGAACATTTGAACCAAATGGCCGTTCAAATTGAAAAACAAGTGGCTTCCTTACAAAAACTGTCGTCTGAGAAGGCAGAGTGGAATGAGCAAATGAAAAAGGCGGCAGTCACGGAAGAACGACAGCGTCTGGCGCGTGAACTGCATGATGCTGTTAGTCAGCAATTATTTGCTATTTCTATGATGTCATCAGCGATTTTAGAAACAGCTGATGAACAAATGGATGGCCAAGCTGCGCAACAGTTAGGCATGATTGAAAACATGGCGGGCAATGCTCAAAATGAGATGCGCGCATTGTTGCTGCATTTGCGGCCAGCAACTTTGGAAGGGAAAGGTCTAAAGGAAGGGATAGAGGATCTTTTAACAGAGTTTCAAGCTAAGCAATCCCTTAATATGGATTGGCGAATTAATGATATCCCTCGGCTCACCAAAGGTGTTGAGGACCACCTTTTTCGGATTGTCCAAGAAGGTCTATCAAATGTTTTCCGACATTCACAGGCCCAAAAGGTCAGTCTGCGCCTACATGTGTTAAATCGACAACTCCATTTGAAAATCATTGATGATGGTGTGGGATTTTATATGGATGAACAGAAGCGAGCGTCCTATGGTTTGCGTTCGGTTCAAGAACGCGCCCATGAAATTGGGGCTGTTGCTGAAATTGTGTCTTTTCCAGATAAGGGGACACAAATTGAGGTTAAAATACCATTGTTGGAACAAGAGGGGGATGGATATGATTAA
- the liaF gene encoding cell wall-active antibiotics response protein LiaF, giving the protein MRRSGNQYIGIIIIIIGTIIFLNVVGIGGMLVGPAFLVLIGVLSYHYGHRYIAYTFFILGIIAFANHFLNIDIGGLVVACLFIYFGYRLLSGKSKGKRTDKKYKKAKHSNSATEMKEDDDDWIDKEIEQLKKERRRAEERAQKTKKTVGYDHVTVTTPKIRSALIGDLRLMNQRFELDDMNIWHGVGDVKIDLTKAIISEGETVIMINGWVGDIDVYIPYDLDVAVNASVTIGDLEVMGHNQGGINRHLSLQTKDYPTSTRQVKLILSLFIGDIDVRYL; this is encoded by the coding sequence ATGCGGCGATCAGGCAATCAGTATATAGGAATCATTATCATTATAATTGGGACGATTATTTTTCTTAACGTTGTTGGCATTGGCGGCATGTTGGTAGGACCAGCATTCCTCGTACTTATTGGTGTGCTTAGTTATCATTATGGTCATCGTTATATTGCTTACACGTTTTTTATATTAGGAATCATCGCCTTCGCTAATCATTTTCTGAACATAGATATCGGTGGATTGGTGGTGGCCTGTCTCTTTATTTATTTCGGTTATCGTTTATTAAGCGGGAAAAGTAAAGGTAAGAGAACGGATAAAAAATATAAGAAGGCCAAACATTCGAATAGTGCGACAGAAATGAAGGAAGACGACGATGACTGGATCGATAAGGAAATTGAGCAATTAAAAAAGGAACGCCGGCGTGCAGAAGAACGAGCACAAAAGACGAAAAAGACGGTTGGTTATGATCATGTGACTGTGACTACACCGAAAATCAGAAGTGCGCTAATCGGTGACTTACGTTTGATGAATCAACGTTTTGAACTAGATGACATGAATATCTGGCATGGGGTCGGCGATGTAAAAATCGATTTAACAAAGGCGATCATTTCAGAAGGTGAAACCGTCATTATGATTAATGGATGGGTCGGTGATATTGATGTTTATATTCCCTATGACTTGGACGTTGCAGTGAATGCATCGGTCACGATTGGTGACCTTGAGGTGATGGGTCATAATCAAGGCGGCATCAATCGTCACTTGTCTCTCCAAACAAAAGACTATCCAACATCAACCCGTCAAGTGAAACTGATTCTATCCCTATTTATCGGTGACATCGATGTGAGGTATTTATAG
- a CDS encoding NAD(P)/FAD-dependent oxidoreductase has product MTPEIETVIIGGGPAGIAAAVWCQRLEIKHFMIEKRPTLGGQLENIKNNIMDYPGLPHVTGENMRQAFIQHLKQMTDHYETNCLIKDLNLSHRTLTLSDQKGHNRSLSFQSLIIATGAAPKRLHILGESELTRHNEVYSASRDAHLFNNKHAVVIGGGDRAFEGAFLLGEAGANVTLIHRSNRFKAQPSFQKRVWHHPNVQMMTHAEVTRIDVNQTGQTIEIIKNGADRKIMDVDGIFIRIGVEPNSHPFQSFIKTDQSGYIKTNEVMQTSSPYIYAIGDVCTPPEYSSLSSATGQAMLAAKAITNQSEQN; this is encoded by the coding sequence ATGACTCCTGAAATTGAAACTGTGATTATTGGAGGCGGGCCAGCAGGGATTGCTGCTGCGGTATGGTGTCAGCGTTTGGAGATCAAACACTTCATGATCGAGAAACGCCCAACGTTAGGTGGGCAACTTGAAAACATCAAAAACAACATTATGGATTATCCGGGGCTGCCTCATGTTACAGGTGAGAACATGCGGCAAGCATTTATCCAACACTTAAAACAAATGACGGATCATTATGAAACAAACTGTTTGATAAAAGACCTTAATTTGAGCCATCGTACCCTAACTTTATCTGACCAAAAGGGGCACAACCGCAGCCTATCTTTTCAATCTCTCATCATCGCTACTGGAGCGGCGCCTAAACGATTACATATTTTAGGTGAATCTGAATTAACGAGACATAATGAGGTCTATTCAGCATCACGTGATGCCCATCTTTTTAACAACAAACATGCAGTTGTGATTGGTGGAGGTGACCGCGCGTTTGAAGGCGCATTTCTCCTCGGAGAGGCGGGGGCGAATGTCACATTAATTCACCGTTCGAACCGGTTTAAAGCGCAGCCATCGTTCCAGAAACGTGTATGGCATCATCCCAACGTTCAAATGATGACACATGCCGAGGTCACGCGGATTGATGTTAACCAAACGGGGCAAACGATTGAGATTATTAAAAATGGCGCAGATAGAAAAATCATGGACGTAGACGGTATTTTTATTAGAATTGGCGTTGAACCGAACAGCCACCCGTTTCAGTCATTCATTAAAACGGATCAAAGCGGCTATATCAAGACTAACGAAGTCATGCAGACGAGCAGTCCATATATTTACGCTATTGGCGATGTTTGTACGCCTCCTGAATATTCAAGTTTGTCATCCGCCACTGGACAAGCGATGCTAGCTGCAAAAGCGATAACCAATCAAAGTGAACAAAATTAA